The Anas platyrhynchos isolate ZD024472 breed Pekin duck chromosome Z, IASCAAS_PekinDuck_T2T, whole genome shotgun sequence genome includes a window with the following:
- the LOC110352202 gene encoding tetraspanin-36-like: protein MKRIRMLILSLWHYEDSWLRSFARSLLMVLGFLFLGCAAALAFGGFFVILLCKNYQDFFQETFLSLPGWLAVVAALVLLPTGILAASISTKSSRYQQGVFMHLLLILLCLQVSSAILAQLYSIRMATDLKSTMGHLFYQYNGTHSQAPGSSAVDVVQKRLQCCGVQNYTDWLKTASASWHLLAENVRVPESCCKEKYSLCRGELHQLEQLFQEGCLRKLEDRLHFAMLYLFCCCAVLIVVELLAGASNGILMRHQPFHNLRILDSSTF from the coding sequence ATGAAGAGAATTAGGATGCTGATTTTGTCTCTGTGGCACTATGAGGACTCCTGGCTCAGGAGTTTTGCTCGCTCTCTGCTGATGGTCCTTGGTTTTCTCTTCTTgggctgtgcagcagctctggccTTTGGTGGATTTTTTGTGATCCTGTTGTGCAAGAACTACCAAGACTTCTTTCAGGAGACTTTCTTATCTCtccctggctggctggctgttGTAGCTGCACTTGTCCTGCTGCCTACGGGTATTTTGGCTGCTTCTATTTCTACAAAGAGCTCCCGCTATCAGCAAGGGGTTTTCATGCACTTGTTGCTTATCCTTCTTTGTCTTCAAGTGTCTTCAGCAATTTTGGCACAACTCTATTCTATTCGGATGGCAACTGACCTGAAGAGCACGATGGGTCACCTATTCTATCAGTATAATGGGACGCACTCCCAGGCTCCTGGCAGCAGTGCTGTGGATGTGGTCCAGAAAaggctgcagtgctgtggggtCCAAAATTACACAGACTGGCTAAAGACAGCATCTGCTTCTTGGCATCTTCTGGCTGAAAATGTTCGTGTCCCTGAGAGCTGTTGTAAGGAGAAGTATTCTCTTTGCAGGGGTGAATTAcaccagctggagcagcttttTCAAGAAGGCTGTTTAAGGAAGCTGGAGGACCGGTTGCATTTTGCCATGCTCtacttgttttgttgctgtgctGTGCTAATTGTCGTAGAGCTGTTGGCTGGTGCCAGCAATGGCATCCTCATGAGGCATCAGCCTTTCCATAACCTCCGAATTCTGGACTCATCTACCTTCTGA